From Ictidomys tridecemlineatus isolate mIctTri1 chromosome 2, mIctTri1.hap1, whole genome shotgun sequence, the proteins below share one genomic window:
- the Fezf1 gene encoding fez family zinc finger protein 1, with product MDSSCHNATTKMLATASARGNVMSTSKPLAFSIERIMARTPEPKALPVPHFLQGTVPKGDPKHSLHLNSSIPCMIPFVPVAYDTSSKAGVTGSEPRKASLEAPAAPAVAPSAPAFSCSDLLNCALSLKGDLARDALPLQQYKLVRPRVVNHSSFHAMGALCYLNRGDGPCHPAAGVNIHPVASYFLSSPLHPQPKTYLAERNKLVVPAVEKYPSGVAFKDLSQAQLQHYMKESAQLLSEKIAFKTSDFSRGSPNAKPKVFTCEVCGKVFNAHYNLTRHMPVHTGARPFVCKVCGKGFRQASTLCRHKIIHTQEKPHKCNQCGKAFNRSSTLNTHTRIHAGYKPFVCEFCGKGFHQKGNYKNHKLTHSGEKQFKCNICNKAFHQVYNLTFHMHTHNDKKPFTCPTCGKGFCRNFDLKKHVRKLHDSSLGLARTPAGEPGSDVPPPLQQQPPTTLPPLQPPLPPPGPLQPGLHQGHQ from the exons ATGGACAGTAGCTGCCACAACGCGACCACCAAAATGTTAGCGACTGCTTCAGCCCGGGGCAACGTGATGAGCACATCCAAACCCTTGGCTTTCTCCATCGAACGAATTATGGCGCGCACCCCAGAGCCCAAGGCCCTGCCTGTCCCTCACTTCCTGCAGGGAACCGTGCCCAAAGGGGACCCCAAGCACTCTCTGCATCTCAACTCGTCGATTCCCTGCATGATCCCCTTTGTGCCTGTGGCTTACGACACGAGCTCCAAGGCAGGAGTGACCGGCTCAGAGCCGAGGAAGGCGAGTCTGGAGGCCCCGGCGGCGCCCGCGGTAGCGCCCTCCGCGCCAGCGTTCAGCTGCAGCGACCTGCTCAACTGCGCTCTGAGTCTGAAGGGCGACTTGGCCCGTGATGCACTGCCGCTGCAGCAGTACAAGCTGGTAAGGCCGCGTGTGGTCAACCACTCTTCTTTCCACGCCATGGGCGCCCTGTGCTACCTGAACAGAGGTGATGGCCCGTGCCACCCGGCAGCCGGCGTGAACATCCACCCGGTGGCCTCCTACTTTCTCAGTTCCCCTTTGCACCCGCAGCCAAAAACATATTTAGCCGAAAGGAATAAACTGGTGGTCCCGGCGGTGGAGAAGTATCCTTCCGGAGTAGCTTTCAAGGACCTGTCTCAGGCTCAGTTGCAGCATTACATGAAAGAAAGCGCCCAGCTTCTGTCAGAAAAAATTGCGTTCAAAACCTCGGATTTCAGCCGAGGATCTCCTAATGCCAAGCCCAAAGTTTTCACTTGCGAAGTGTGCGGAAAG GTCTTTAACGCGCACTACAACTTAACCCGTCACATGCCGGTGCACACAGGAGCCAGACCCTTCGTATGCAAAGTGTGTGGAAAGGGCTTCCGACAAGCCAGCACCTTGTGCAGGCACAAGATCATTCACACGCAG GAAAAACCTCACAAATGCAACCAGTGTGGTAAAGCATTTAATAGAAGTTCCACTCTAAACACACATACGCGAATACACGCAGGCTACAAACCGTTTGTGTGTGAATTCTGTGGCAAAGGATTTCATCAAaaag GGAATTACAAAAACCACAAGTTGACCCACAGCGGGGAGAAGCAGTTCAAGTGCAATATCTGTAACAAGGCTTTCCACCAGGTTTACAACCTCACCTTCCATATGCACACCCACAACGATAAGAAGCCTTTCACCTGCCCCACGTGTGGCAAGGGCTTTTGCAGGAACTTTGACCTCAAGAAGCACGTCCGCAAGTTGCACGACAGCAGTCTGGGGTTGGCCCGCACGCCGGCTGGGGAGCCAGGCAGCGACGTGCCGCCTCCGCTACAGCAGCAGCCCCCTaccactctgccacctctgcagCCTCCTCTGCCGCCCCCAGGGCCTCTGCAGCCTGGGCTCCACCAGGGCCACCAGTGA